The stretch of DNA CCTTACTCATCCCACATGACATCTCTTCCTCTAACAGCAGATAAGGATCATGTACCAACATCATATGACAATGATGAGAGGAAGAATGTAAGTATCAATGAGAagtcacacaaaaacaataacaaccTGTTAAAGCATTTATCATGCTGACCTAACAAACCATGACCTTTCCCATTCACTTTGTACTGTGTACGGGAAAGCATTCGCCacaccactccctctctctctctcgctctcacactcacacacacaaatgggtgTGCATACCTGTATGCTGATTTTGGCAGCACACCACACCATGTGATGGTATTTATTTCCTTTTTATTTGAAATCAGATTGAAACCGCATCTACACAATGACTTGGCTAATCAGCAGAGTCGGACAGACTAACAAGGAAGAGGGAGATTTAGTGAGATTTCCCACTGTAATGAGGTCTCATCAGAGACAAGCAGTTTGGAACTtccacttctgtgtgtgtgtgtgtgtgtgtgtgtgtgtgtgtgtgtgtgagagagcgagtgaaagagaaagaacatATGAGTCAGTGTATGAAAGAAATGGAAAGGGAAAACAGTGAAATCAGAAGAAATAGAGACTTACAGCGATGAATGAGAGTAAAATGAGAACCAACACAGGGTGGGGACATATTGGACATACAGTCTCAAGAGAAACACCCGGTGAAGAAACACctgtgtacacacgcacacaccttccCCCCCACAGAGCAGCAGGTAGTTTACGCAGTTCCACGGAAATATTTGCACATAGAAGCACAAACTTCTATAAAAATGGATTTACTGGCGAAAGTCAAATGTAAACAATCTCCTTTGCAAAATGACCCGTCTCATTTAACCAGGCAGCTTCACACAGCTTATTTTGATACGCAGTGAGGAAGATTATTCCTCAAGTAACCATGACCCCTACGGTGGCCGGTGCTGTACGGTGCCAATGTGACCCCTGCCAGGTGTTCCACTGACCTCTCGAGCCTCGTGTGTAGTCCAGCAGCATGGACACTTGGAGGTCGGGGCTGCTGCCTTGGTTCTGGGAGCGTTCTAGGGCCTCTTCCATGCAGTCCACCTGCAAGAGAGGGAACCaaagactgagtgtgtgtatgtatgtgtgtgtgtgtatgtgtgcgagagagagagagagagagagagagagagagagagagaaaaagagtgagagactcTTGAATCTCTCTTACCAGGTCCTGCTCCAGGGGTCCTGTGCCCAGATACAGCGATGCCATCACAACTCGACTCTTAGCTGTCTTGATTCGTGcctgggagaaaaaaaaagaattaaacAAACGATGCAATAAAAAGATTAAACACACTTCCTTTCATAACCACAGAGTCTACACCATTAAACTAACCTACAGTACACAAAACAAAGTTCCATGGAAACCAACAACTTTAGTCATTCAGTGAGTAGATGCTTTTATCATGTAAGTGAATATAACAGTGTCGTACAGGTGAACAGTGAAAACAGGTTCATACAGGTGTACAGTGAATTAGTATGCATGGCCTCAGGGCTCCAACTATGATCTAAGTGCTGTCAGCGAACACTCAACCAGTTCAGGCACAGGAACACACTTTAAGAACTTAACAAGAAATAGTATAAGGAAGTGGAAGTAAAGTGATGAGGAAGtattctttatttatttctatttcTTAGTGCTGGGGTGAGCTGGTACACAGACAAAAGATTGGCTTTATTAAAAGGGAAAGCAGCAGGCTTTAGGGTTGTTATTCATCCTCCACACTAAACCGCTTTACACTTGACAGCAGCCATACATGCATGGCCTGGAGGCTTCGTTGGATTGCCTAATGAGAGGCTTTCCTGCAGGAGGAAGAATGTGGCCATGGCCTCATGGccactttctttcactctcttcccgtcaacacacacacacactataccacCAGCAACTCATCCTGCACTCATCTCCTTCAGATctactctagtgtgtgtgtgtgtgtgtgtgtgtgtgtgtgtgtgtgtgtgtgtgtgtgcatgtttgtgtgtaaggggaggggcATTTACCAGAATAAGAGATTTCATGTTGCAGGTGTCAGATAACAACCCAAATTCCAGCACAATTCTGTCATAATTGCTTGTGTTCTCTCACCTCCAGATcagcactcacacaaacacacacacacacacccatctctccaagacagacaacaaaaccaGCCCACAACGCCACTACTGCACAATAACAAAAAGAAACTGTACAGTGACAAAAAGGACAGTCATCCTCTTTTATCAACAAGGGCAaccccctttttttctttttttatggcCACCATGTTGAAAATGAATAAGAGGTCCTGAGTCTATCCTGGCTATTCATCTTCACATTTATGACAGTTCGGTTTACCTTTTTAATCCCTTTAGAGCGGGCAGTAACTTTAAGCAACAACAGTAAGTAATAAGTAAACTTAGGAAGAATCCCGCATTTACTGCCAATTTGCCCAGTCGAATGTCCTCTGCCAAGAAGTTACCTCCCACAAGTTTAACACTTGGGACTTCCTTCTTCTCagatggcgagagagagagagagagagagagagagagagagagagagagatttgtgtcTTCCAAAGAACCATGAcatactgagacacacacacacacacaccttcatgaCCTGGTAGAACTCCTCCGGTGAGTGGAGGATGTGTACGCGAGCACCAGGCACCCTGAAAGCAGGCACGTGGTCAGCCATCCAGCGAAAACGCGCGTGCAGACCCTCCACAGAGCTGGGCGGCCGCGAGGGGGGCACTGGGACCAGCTCAGCCTCTGCCAACAGGGGAGCCAGCAAGAGCAGGGATGaactgagggggagagagagggaacaaataataataatacaattaataatacattttatttgtaatGCACTTTATATTTAGCAATCTCAAAGTGCTACAGAgcaacagtttttaaaaaaataaataatagtaATGTAATTTAAAACAACCATTTAGCAAAAGGCCTGATATGTTAAGATATGTTTTAAGGTGTTTTGGTGAAATGTAaaaggggagggaaagagaaaggaaagaaggaTGCATGACTACATTTCTGTGGTCATCATGGGAAAACACATGCTTGCCTTCCTTAATAATCTACAGGGATCATCCCCATCCCAAAGGGCCTGCTGGATATAGACCCATGGAATAAAGAAGGCCTTCCAAAAACATCTTATTTGAGAACTCCAGAACAGAAACAGGGTTCAATGAGAGTTCAAAAAATTGGTTCCGCTGTTCCAGTAAGGGCTCTGTTTTTTCCTCTCAGGTCTAGAATTTTCACCGTGCGCTCAGTCACACAGAGCAGCCCTGCCCGTCACCCACCGCTTAACATCAAAGCCATGGTCCAGTGTCTGGGACTACATTTTGGTCAGTTGTCAAACTAGCTACACTTGAAACAAAGTTGTGCACAAAGCATTTTGTCTAGGAATTCTTGCGTTGTCTATGGTGGTATGCTGCAGTTTGCatgataatataaaataaacatttaatgGACTGATAATTTTTGTATATCAATATAAgccatgtagcctataatatagAACACTGATAACTTGCTGTATGATATCCCTTTTCAGTCCCAATGTGCTGGTCTTTGTTCAAATTtgaatcaataaaaaatatttacaaaaaatacaatttaattgaatttgttTGTGCTTTTTGATTATGTTTTGACATTCTGGCTACAATGTTTGCATTAACACAATATTCCACTGGGAGCTTCATTAGGATTTCTAAATATAGTAGGCTCATCAATACATTTCGGATTTTGCTCATGCCCAAGGGTAACACTTTTACAGCCTCTATGTTATAGGTTCATCTTAGCATATCCAGTGCACACAAATTAAAccctaataaaataataaaatacagATTTCTTTTCAGCCTTAATTGAATGACCACATAGCACCAGACAAGGGTCAGTTTTTTAATGCAAAGTTCAATGCAATACTTTTATCTATTTTTATCTATGTAATTAACCATCATAAAGTAGCCTACGGCTGACATATCTACTGTTCAACCATTTTTTTGTTAATTTTGTAGTGCTGAATGATTTATGTAGCCTACGTCCCTCTGGAGGAACCACATAATGCACCACAGGAAATTACCAAAATTTGCATGTACTTAACTTCTACAGAAACTGAAAGAGGTTCTGAGAAGGAAGGTATAGCTGAGAAAGGCATTTAAAGGTGACTAATGTTTGCAAAAAGCGCCTTCCGCATGTGGAAACAAGGGCTTCTCATCCTCTTTTGAATGACTAACAGGACCATTACAGGAACCTCTTGCAAAAGCCTGATTTCAGTCATGAAGCCGAAGGACTCTATCCGGTGTCTCCCGTCATAGGCATGGTCCAGAGGTCTTTCAGCAATCCCCTTGCAACACATGATTGGCCAACTTCTCTATGGAGCAGGTGGGCGAGAGCCCTTAAAGTTGAATGATGGTGCCAGAAGGAAGCAACCAAGCCACCGCAACAACCAACATCCTCCAAGGTTTAGCAAACACTAACAGGAATGGCAGCATTTCAAAATATTTCTGGAATGGGCAAATTTAAGGGTGTTTTATTCCCCTGTACTGCACATTCTTCCAAGCTGAGTGCCCAGTCACAGTAGTAGTCTACTGAGAAATGATATGTACAATAAAACAAAAGCACTTCTTTCAACATATAGTTTCCAAAATAGTCATGTACATGTAAAACATAAATGTTCTCTAAGCAGCATTTAGGCCCTCTATATAGCCACAAAGAAACAGCTCCCACAGCACCTCATTAACTGAAAGTGTAAGACAGAAAGCTTTGGTGTAGTTGGTCTAGTGATTAGTGTGATCATTGAAAAGTGTAAACAAATGTGTATCATCATGTGGTGTTGCCTGCCACCAATGATCTAGGCTTAGAGTTGATGGGCCATGGGGAACAAAAGGTGTCTTTCTCCGCCGATTTAAGGTCACTCATGATACCTCATGTGACAATTTATGAACCAGGGAGCAAGGTCAAGAGGCCCTTTGAAGATTTTTGCTAAAAATCTGTACTAAACTGATGTCAGATTTCCATATTCAACGGCGTTAGACATAAAGGCGATACATCATGTTTACACCACACCGAAGTTCAGTTCGATTTATGATACCTAGGCATACACAGGCACGCCACGTTTATTGTCAATCTTAAGGGTACTATCCAGCAGTTAATGTTAACTAAACCTGACAACACACCACTACCACGACTTTTGACTTTGGCAACCATAACGTTAATCGACAGCAGTAACAGCCACCATCTCTGTTTAGCCAGATTGTATAACCTTTGGTTAGCCCGCTAACGTCAGATTGCCAATGCTGTCAATTTTGGGTCACAAAGACTATGCGTGATGCCACAATCCTCGACAACATAATATGGTTAACGTTAGCGCTTTCGAAATAGAAAGAGTGCAAAACATGACAGCAAACATGCGCATGCACAACCTTACACAACCAGCTATTTAGCTAGTTAGTTCGCTAACAGGCTCGAATGCTAGCTATCTTGCAAATATGCAGATAATTAAAGAGATTCAAAATAAGAACTCTATTTTTCAACATTACTGAATGTCCATCTAATTTACCCTCTCCTGCGGTCATGCTTGCGGAAAAACTTATCCGAAATCCTGGTGAAAACCCCTGAAAGAGCCGGCGTGTACACAGAGTACACAAGTCTTCTCCATGACATGGGGGCCGCCATGTTTGTTCGAGAATTCGAACTATCGTAACTTTTAACATGTCAAAGGTAACTTTGTTTCTGATGCAAATGCAACTTTCAATTTGCAGCCACAACATTACCATCATCTGAAAGAATAAATGGAATGCTAATTATTTTGATTATTAATTTATAACCAGAAATCTCCTACCCTTGGCATGACCTAATCACACATTTTAAAGTCAATACAAGGATACACAAGTATACAAggattttatttgtcacatacatagagATACTTagtaaaaacatgtagcctagtgAAATGGCATTTAGCGGCTCAACTTTCCTGTGCAGAGGAATCACTAACTATGTGTGTAAAGAAGAAGGATTTAGAAGAATCTAATAAATAGATTGATAAATAGATACTTATTATTAGATAAGTTATAAATAGATACTTATTACCGTTTTAATTGGTCTATATTATCCTTGTCCTTTTGTAAACTAATATGTTTTGTTATATTTGTTTATATTATAACATCGgcaaaagcatttgcataaGTCCATGGCCTATACTTCCATGTGACAACCTAACTAATGTGAAGATCTATCCTATGTGAAGTTAAGGTGACGTTGATCATCATTCATCATTCGAATCATCATTAGAAGTCATGACATGTTCACTCTCCTGTCATGCCACTTTAAAATGTTGCCAACAAACTGTCTTGAACAACTGTACCTTTAGCGTCATATTTTGAAGGTGAGATGCTGTACTGTTTTTGTCCCTTGGAGGGCGTGCCAAACTGTCAGGAGATCGATGGCTGTAAAGCGGTAAGACATGCAGGAGATAAAAGAAATTGAAATAACCTTCTGTGAgattaaattaaatatgtgtTTATTCACTGCATTGAAATAAACTGCAATTGTATACCATTTGTcctaattaaaaaaacaccCCCTGAATAATGTTACATCTAAAAAGACGAATAGTTGTTTGTCACTAATGTAGCCTAcgtatttattcatttaatttagccgcatgtttgcattgcaactgtttgctttcagaGTATGATTTTGTAATCCCGGgctatctcttctttttctgTGCAACAACGGAACTTTAACTTTTTCACCTTGCAATAGCTAACCGATGGGGGATGGGAGGGCGTCTGAGAATACCAGGAATCGTAAAAAAAGGTCATACTGCTTATTTATTGGCAATCTGCCAAAAGCAGAGctagtgagagaaagtgtgtgtgcgtgtatgtgtgtgtatgtgtgtgtgtgtgttgtgtatgcgCTCGCGCTTTACTGGAAGCTGGAGGAGGAGCCATTTACAAATATCAGCAGGCACTGGACAATTGGGGCAGTACTTCCACTACCTCTTGTCGAAGAGACGCGCTTTTTCTATTGGCTTTTAGTCTACTGACTGACAAACATCTCTTACCGCTGTCCCCCTCCGTCCTCAAGCTAAAAGACTATTACTCTATAGGAGATAAAACGGAGGACAACTACAAGATCCAGTCAGCGGACACGCTGAAGGTAATAGCCCTTTCCGTTTTATCATGCTAATAGGCACGATTTTGGATACTTTTTCCGTGTGCGTATTGAATCCACACAATTCTTAATGTGAGATTTCATTCTATTAATACGGTGGAATGGTGTACTATCACAAGCTCGTATGTCCCTAAAGGATATACAACCATTGTATTTTCTAGTGCGATCGCCTCAGAAGAGGTGTTTTCCCTTAAAAATAACAGGGTAGTAGCTGCTTTGGTCCGAACTACGCCGGGTTCTTTCCACTCGGCTTTGCGGTATCCTATTCAAGCGGAGAAAGACaagatgtagcctaggctacttacagtGTAACACGAGAATGCCAACGTTTGTCTTGAATGAGGAATTAGGCTATTCGGAAAGAACTGGAGGACCTCATTCATAATAACCTCTTTTCTAAAAGCCCGAGCGCGATCGAAGATAATATCAAGTTCGCGTGCGTAAATCGCAGCAAAGCAGTTAGTTTGCTCCACCAAGTTTTGATTACATCTCCGTTAATCTGTCTGGGATTGAGAATAGCGTCGCTGGGAGTTTGAGagatcccccccacacacacacacacacttagcccaCCGACGCATATCTGGAGTCTATAGGCTGTAGTAACCTAGGTCCTAGGACAGTAAGCAGTCCGACATCTCCACatctagcctagcctacacaaAGCACAAGCACATCAACAAAGTTTTCTGTTTATTTGTCCTATTGTTCATGTATTCCTCTGAGGTTATGTGACCATCTGCAATGATCCTTaaatctccttctctccctgtgtgtttcATTTGCAGCTGCTTTCCACAACAGTTTGAGACCTCATCATTTCTTAATGTCCAGGACCATTGGGAGCAGAGTGGTGCGTGTGAGTGCTTTGCAAGCCTGCAAGCTCACCCCCCTTTCCGCCGCCTCTTGCCACCCTGTGCCGCCCCCCGCCTCGACCTCCACCCCCCCAGCGGCGCGCCCCTGGAGGTCGGGCTGCTGAGGGCGCCGGCAGAGCGCCATGGTAACCCACAGCAGGTTTGACTCCTTCCCCGTGATGAGCAGCAGTCCTGTGGAGTGTGGCCGGCGGCTGCCGCACCGCCACCGCTACAAGACCTTCAGCTCGCGCCTGCAGTACCAGCTGGTGCTGTCGGCCGCGCGCAAGCTCCAGGAGAGCGGCTTCTACTGGAGCTCCATGGGGGGTAAGGAGGCCAGCTCGCTCCTGAACGCCGAGCCGGCCGGCACCTTCCTGGTGCGCGACAGCTCCGACCACCGCCACTTCTTCACGCTCAGCGTCAAGACGGTCACGGGCACCAAGAACCTGCGCATCCAGTGCGATGCCTGCTCCTTCTACCTGCAGACCGACCCGTGCGATGCCCAGAAGGTGCCCCACTTTGACTGCGTGCTCAAGCTCATCCACCACTAcatgcccaccaccaccaccaccaccacctctgccCTCGGCAGCCTCAGTGCCGACAGCTCCTCAGCAGGCGGCGGCGGCTGCAGCAGCGGTGGCGCGAGTGGCTCCTCTGCCGCAGTGGATTGTGGGAAGGGGCCAGCGGACAGGGCCGGGGGGAGCACAT from Alosa sapidissima isolate fAloSap1 chromosome 24, fAloSap1.pri, whole genome shotgun sequence encodes:
- the socs3b gene encoding suppressor of cytokine signaling 3b → MVTHSRFDSFPVMSSSPVECGRRLPHRHRYKTFSSRLQYQLVLSAARKLQESGFYWSSMGGKEASSLLNAEPAGTFLVRDSSDHRHFFTLSVKTVTGTKNLRIQCDACSFYLQTDPCDAQKVPHFDCVLKLIHHYMPTTTTTTTSALGSLSADSSSAGGGGCSSGGASGSSAAVDCGKGPADRAGGSTYFIYSGGEKVPLELLRPLTCSMSTLQHLCRKTVNGHLDMSTKRDQLPQTLQEFLEEYDAPI